Proteins encoded together in one Bombus affinis isolate iyBomAffi1 chromosome 2, iyBomAffi1.2, whole genome shotgun sequence window:
- the LOC126927646 gene encoding uncharacterized protein LOC126927646 isoform X2 codes for MRVVALVSGGKDSCFNMMQCIAAGHDIVALANLYPVGKDELDSFMFQTVGYQGVEYIAEAIGLPMYREPTFGRSKMQEKYYYPTENDEVEDLFRLLSKVKEKENIEAVSSGAILSDYQRIRVENVCSRLGLVSLSYLWRRDQDELLKEMIESSVNAVIIKVAALGLEPRHLGKSLSEMQSHLAKIKEKYGVNICGEGGEYETFILDCPLFSRSIVIDEYESVVHSNDNIAPVGYINFKKIHVQEKNDGLEGLTLQERLKNVPIKTPSDYITEIVGPELHDGCNLSEDENDEHDCTDNNLRTSNSGQFNPPSPMEILYEEEDYPDVPVVNRNQTGWFWFGGIAGKHPDAKSAMREALEKLSSLVKKENLQISDIVAVTLYIKDMSNYISINEVYISCLNKTNPPVRVCVECPLNIHVVLDAIAYKETQDCGDKKIHKRHTMHVQSISHWAPANIGPYSQAVRVGDIISVAGQIPLVPGSMTILDLNIKRQCRLTLRHIDRIVKAMDSNTQLRDIVQGICFLTHSSYIPDARKEWEKRTNNAIVDYIVVPNLPRGAQVEWCVWAHRDNNRFEYEETGKCVGNFKVAIRRRWNYENNVSAIVCYMSTAAETNLSSTELTVNELTEALEYVLCKLTKGSQTVNPTCNLRIFYKVGSSPGPNFIQDILSKFSTRNLVTTIIPATHLHNFSTFLSICGIRHE; via the exons ATGAGGGTTGTTGCACTAGTCAGTGGTGGTAAAGACTCATGCTTTAATATGATGCAATGTATAGCTGCAGGCCATGATATTGTGGCCCTAGCTAATTTATATCCTGTTGGAAAAG ATGAACTAGATTCATTTATGTTTCAAACTGTTGGATATCAAGGTGTTGAATACATTGCAGAAGCTATAGGTTTACCAATGTATCGTGAACCAACCTTTGGTAGATCAAAAATGCAAGAAAAGTATTATTATCCAACAGAAAATGATGAAGTTGAAGATCTCTTTAGGTTGTTAAGTAAAGTGAAG GAAAAAGAGAATATAGAAGCTGTTTCATCAGGAGCTATTCTGAGTGATTATCAACGAATTCGTGTGGAAAATGT ATGTAGTCGTTTAGGACTTGTTTCTCTATCATATCTATGGAGAAGAGACCAAGATGAATTGTTAAAAGAAATGATAGAAAGTTCTGTAAATGCAGTTATAATTAAGGTGGCAGCTTTAGGCCTTGAACCAAGGCATTTGGGTAAATCACTTTCTGAAATGCAATCCCATCTTGCCAAAATA aaagaaaaatatggTGTTAACATATGTGGAGAGGGAGGAGAATATGAAACCTTTATATTAGATTGCCCCTTATTTAGTAGAAGTATTGTAAT aGATGAATATGAAAGTGTAGTTCACTCAAATGATAACATAGCACCCGTCGGATATATAAACTTTAAAAAAATTCATGTACAAGAAAAAAAT GATGGTCTAGAAGGATTAACGTTAcaagaaagattaaaaaatgtTCCTATTAAAACCCCATCTGATTACATTACAGAAATAGTTGGACCAGAATTACACGACGGCTGTAATTTATCGGAAGATGAAAACGATGAACATGATTGTACAGACAATAATCTAAGAACTTCGAATTCTG GTCAATTTAACCCACCGAGTCCTATGGAAATTTTATATGAGGAAGAAGACTATCCTGATGTGCCAGTAGTAAACAGAAATCAAACCGGCTGGTTCTGGTTTGGCGGTATCGCTGGTAAACATCCGGATGCTAAATCTGCGATGCGAGAAGCATTGGAAAAATTAAGCA GTCTAGTCAAAAAGGAAAACCTTCAAATATCGGACATCGTTgccgtaacgttatatataaaagatatgtCGAATTACATATCTATAAACGAGGTTTATATCTCATGTTTGAACAAAACAAATCCACCAGTTCGTGTATGTGTGGAATGTCCGTTAAATATACATGTTGTACTTGATGCTATAGCCTATAAAGAAACTCAAGACTGTGGTGATAAGAAAATTCACAAACGACATACAATGCATGTTCAGAGCATAAGTCACTGGGCACCTGCAAACATTGGTCCTTATTCTCAAGCTGTTCGT GTGGGTGATATTATCTCAGTTGCTGGCCAAATACCACTGGTGCCTGGTAGTATGACTATTCTGGACTTAAATATTAAACGGCAATGTCGTTTAACGTTGAGGCATATAGATCGTATTGTTAAAGCTATGGACTCGAATACACAACTCAGGGATATTGTGCAAGGTATTTGTTTTTTGACTCATTCTAGTTATATACCAGATGCACGAAAGGAATGGGAGAAGCGAACAAATAATGCTATTGTGGATTACATCGTTGTACCGAATCTTCCACGTGGTGCTCAGGTTGAATGGTGCGTTTGGGCTCATAGAGATAATAATAGATTTGAAT ATGAAGAGACTGGTAAATGCGTAGGCAATTTCAAAGTGGCAATAAGGCGTAGATGGAATTACGAAAATAACGTTTCAGCAATTGTGTGTTATATGTCCACTG CCGCGGAGACGAATTTATCTTCTACAGAGTTAACTGTAAACGAACTAACAGAAGCACTCGAATATGTATTGTGTAAACTTACAAAAGGATCCCAAACTGTAAATCCGACATGCAATCTACGCATCTTCTACAAAGTCGGCAGTTCGCCAGGACCGAATTTTATTCAGGACATTCTTTCTAAATTTTCTACACGAAATTTAGTCACTACTATTATACCGGCAACGCACTTACATAATTTCAGTACATTTTTGTCTATATGTGGTATTAGACACGAGTAA
- the LOC126927726 gene encoding REST corepressor 1 isoform X1, whose product MVLAERNSENVRNGRRSRGPSPNGQTESSSEEDGVPAEKIRVGRDYQVIVPEFVPISERRLDQCPDRALLVWSPTTDIPDQKLDEYIILAKEKYGYNGEQALGMLFWHKHNLERAVLDLANFTPFPDEWTVEDKVLFEQAFQFHGKSFHRIRQMLPDKSIASLVKYYYSWKKTRTRTSLMDRQARKLTSGGKEGENGSENGSELGSNTDSESEEKKWTIHRGIRRGKNQAVPGSQGTDAKAPSDSENAPQVQVLSLNLTLLHSIGSCSNCGVACHSVRATPKGHACHSCYLHWRRTGVARPLSSMPGRTNKRKPPRGLVVNHDDLAALAGQPNQANNSLQAIDTEIVSLKRQIQSNKQQVSALKRKTTDGIDDLRPPEVSSRINARWTNDELLLAVQGVRKYGKDFSAIADVIGTKTEAHLRSFFVNYRRRYNLDAVLKEYEAENGPILIDDEKEEKMDVDQPNETAESSQKTKSSVGLGQTAK is encoded by the exons ATGGTTCTAGCGGAGAGGAACTCAGAAAATGTTAGAAATGGGCGCAGATCGAGGGGCCCCAGCCCTAATGGACAGACGGAATCCTCGAGCGAAGAAGACGGAG TTCCAGCAGAGAAAATCCGTGTTGGGAGGGATTATCAAGTTATTGTTCCAGAATTTGTTCCAATCAGTG aacGACGATTAGATCAATGTCCTGATAGAGCATTGTTGGTATGGTCTCCTACTACTGATATACCTGATCAAAAAT tGGATGAATATATCATATTAGCAAAGGAAAAGTATGGCTATAATGGAGAACAAGCATTAGGAATGTTATTTTGGCACAAACATAATTTAGAGCGTGCTGTATTAGATTTAGCTAATTTTACACCATTTCCTGATGAATGGACAGTAGAGGACAAAGTTCTTTTTGAACAAGCATTTCAGTTTCATGGGAAAAGCTTCCATCGAATTCGTCAAATG TTACCAGATAAATCTATTGCCAgccttgttaaatattattatagctGGAAAAAGACACGGACTAGAACATCACTAATGGATAGACAAGCAAGGAAACTAACGAGTGGTGGGAAAGAAGGAGAAAATGGTAGTGAAAATGGGAGTGAATTAGGTTCGAATACAGACAGTGAATCAGAAGAAAAA AAATGGACGATCCACCGCGGAATACGTCGTGGAAAGAACCAAGCTGTGCCAGGAAGCCAAGGCACTGACGCCAAAGCCCCATCCGACTCGGAAAACGCCCCTCAGGTTCAGGTACTCAGCCTAAACCTTACCCTGTTGCATAGCATA GGCTCGTGTAGCAACTGTGGCGTTGCTTGTCATAGTGTTCGTGCGACGCCGAAAGGACATGCGTGTCACAGCTGCTATCTGCACTGGAG GCGAACTGGTGTAGCAAGACCATTAAGTTCCATGCCAGGTcgaacaaataaaagaaaaccACCTCGCGGTCTCGTTGTTAATCACGATGATTTAGCAGCATTGGCTGGTCAACCCAATCAAGCAAACAACAGCTTACAAGCGATTGACACCGAAATTGTTAGCCTAAAACGCCAA ATACAATCAAACAAACAGCAAGTAAGCGCATTGAAACGTAAAACAACTGATGGTATTGATGATTTACGACCACCGGAAGTATCCAGCCGTATAAATGCTCGTTGGACAAATGACGAATTGCTCTTGGCCGTACAAGGTGTCCGAAAATATGGGAAAGATTTTTCTGCGATTGCTGATGTAATCGGAACCAAAACGGAAGCTCATTTGCGGTCATTCTTTGTAAATTATCGACGAAGGTATAATTTAGATGCTGTCTTGAAAGAATATGAAGCTGAAAACGGTCCGATATTAATTGacgatgaaaaagaagaaaag ATGGATGTGGATCAGCCTAATGAAACAGCTGAGTCATCTCAAAAGACGAAATCATCCGTAGGTCTTGGACAAACTGCTAAATAA
- the LOC126927646 gene encoding uncharacterized protein LOC126927646 isoform X1, which yields MRVVALVSGGKDSCFNMMQCIAAGHDIVALANLYPVGKDELDSFMFQTVGYQGVEYIAEAIGLPMYREPTFGRSKMQEKYYYPTENDEVEDLFRLLSKVKEKENIEAVSSGAILSDYQRIRVENVCSRLGLVSLSYLWRRDQDELLKEMIESSVNAVIIKVAALGLEPRHLGKSLSEMQSHLAKIKEKYGVNICGEGGEYETFILDCPLFSRSIVIDEYESVVHSNDNIAPVGYINFKKIHVQEKNDGLEGLTLQERLKNVPIKTPSDYITEIVGPELHDGCNLSEDENDEHDCTDNNLRTSNSGQFNPPSPMEILYEEEDYPDVPVVNRNQTGWFWFGGIAGKHPDAKSAMREALEKLSSLVKKENLQISDIVAVTLYIKDMSNYISINEVYISCLNKTNPPVRVCVECPLNIHVVLDAIAYKETQDCGDKKIHKRHTMHVQSISHWAPANIGPYSQAVRVGDIISVAGQIPLVPGSMTILDLNIKRQCRLTLRHIDRIVKAMDSNTQLRDIVQGICFLTHSSYIPDARKEWEKRTNNAIVDYIVVPNLPRGAQVEWCVWAHRDNNRFEYEETGKCVGNFKVAIRRRWNYENNVSAIVCYMSTGSSNSTGNLAAETNLSSTELTVNELTEALEYVLCKLTKGSQTVNPTCNLRIFYKVGSSPGPNFIQDILSKFSTRNLVTTIIPATHLHNFSTFLSICGIRHE from the exons ATGAGGGTTGTTGCACTAGTCAGTGGTGGTAAAGACTCATGCTTTAATATGATGCAATGTATAGCTGCAGGCCATGATATTGTGGCCCTAGCTAATTTATATCCTGTTGGAAAAG ATGAACTAGATTCATTTATGTTTCAAACTGTTGGATATCAAGGTGTTGAATACATTGCAGAAGCTATAGGTTTACCAATGTATCGTGAACCAACCTTTGGTAGATCAAAAATGCAAGAAAAGTATTATTATCCAACAGAAAATGATGAAGTTGAAGATCTCTTTAGGTTGTTAAGTAAAGTGAAG GAAAAAGAGAATATAGAAGCTGTTTCATCAGGAGCTATTCTGAGTGATTATCAACGAATTCGTGTGGAAAATGT ATGTAGTCGTTTAGGACTTGTTTCTCTATCATATCTATGGAGAAGAGACCAAGATGAATTGTTAAAAGAAATGATAGAAAGTTCTGTAAATGCAGTTATAATTAAGGTGGCAGCTTTAGGCCTTGAACCAAGGCATTTGGGTAAATCACTTTCTGAAATGCAATCCCATCTTGCCAAAATA aaagaaaaatatggTGTTAACATATGTGGAGAGGGAGGAGAATATGAAACCTTTATATTAGATTGCCCCTTATTTAGTAGAAGTATTGTAAT aGATGAATATGAAAGTGTAGTTCACTCAAATGATAACATAGCACCCGTCGGATATATAAACTTTAAAAAAATTCATGTACAAGAAAAAAAT GATGGTCTAGAAGGATTAACGTTAcaagaaagattaaaaaatgtTCCTATTAAAACCCCATCTGATTACATTACAGAAATAGTTGGACCAGAATTACACGACGGCTGTAATTTATCGGAAGATGAAAACGATGAACATGATTGTACAGACAATAATCTAAGAACTTCGAATTCTG GTCAATTTAACCCACCGAGTCCTATGGAAATTTTATATGAGGAAGAAGACTATCCTGATGTGCCAGTAGTAAACAGAAATCAAACCGGCTGGTTCTGGTTTGGCGGTATCGCTGGTAAACATCCGGATGCTAAATCTGCGATGCGAGAAGCATTGGAAAAATTAAGCA GTCTAGTCAAAAAGGAAAACCTTCAAATATCGGACATCGTTgccgtaacgttatatataaaagatatgtCGAATTACATATCTATAAACGAGGTTTATATCTCATGTTTGAACAAAACAAATCCACCAGTTCGTGTATGTGTGGAATGTCCGTTAAATATACATGTTGTACTTGATGCTATAGCCTATAAAGAAACTCAAGACTGTGGTGATAAGAAAATTCACAAACGACATACAATGCATGTTCAGAGCATAAGTCACTGGGCACCTGCAAACATTGGTCCTTATTCTCAAGCTGTTCGT GTGGGTGATATTATCTCAGTTGCTGGCCAAATACCACTGGTGCCTGGTAGTATGACTATTCTGGACTTAAATATTAAACGGCAATGTCGTTTAACGTTGAGGCATATAGATCGTATTGTTAAAGCTATGGACTCGAATACACAACTCAGGGATATTGTGCAAGGTATTTGTTTTTTGACTCATTCTAGTTATATACCAGATGCACGAAAGGAATGGGAGAAGCGAACAAATAATGCTATTGTGGATTACATCGTTGTACCGAATCTTCCACGTGGTGCTCAGGTTGAATGGTGCGTTTGGGCTCATAGAGATAATAATAGATTTGAAT ATGAAGAGACTGGTAAATGCGTAGGCAATTTCAAAGTGGCAATAAGGCGTAGATGGAATTACGAAAATAACGTTTCAGCAATTGTGTGTTATATGTCCACTG GTTCGTCCAATTCAACTGGTAATTTAGCCGCGGAGACGAATTTATCTTCTACAGAGTTAACTGTAAACGAACTAACAGAAGCACTCGAATATGTATTGTGTAAACTTACAAAAGGATCCCAAACTGTAAATCCGACATGCAATCTACGCATCTTCTACAAAGTCGGCAGTTCGCCAGGACCGAATTTTATTCAGGACATTCTTTCTAAATTTTCTACACGAAATTTAGTCACTACTATTATACCGGCAACGCACTTACATAATTTCAGTACATTTTTGTCTATATGTGGTATTAGACACGAGTAA
- the LOC126927726 gene encoding REST corepressor 3 isoform X2, with protein MVLAERNSENVRNGRRSRGPSPNGQTESSSEEDGVPAEKIRVGRDYQVIVPEFVPISERRLDQCPDRALLVWSPTTDIPDQKLDEYIILAKEKYGYNGEQALGMLFWHKHNLERAVLDLANFTPFPDEWTVEDKVLFEQAFQFHGKSFHRIRQMLPDKSIASLVKYYYSWKKTRTRTSLMDRQARKLTSGGKEGENGSENGSELGSNTDSESEEKKWTIHRGIRRGKNQAVPGSQGTDAKAPSDSENAPQVQGSCSNCGVACHSVRATPKGHACHSCYLHWRRTGVARPLSSMPGRTNKRKPPRGLVVNHDDLAALAGQPNQANNSLQAIDTEIVSLKRQIQSNKQQVSALKRKTTDGIDDLRPPEVSSRINARWTNDELLLAVQGVRKYGKDFSAIADVIGTKTEAHLRSFFVNYRRRYNLDAVLKEYEAENGPILIDDEKEEKMDVDQPNETAESSQKTKSSVGLGQTAK; from the exons ATGGTTCTAGCGGAGAGGAACTCAGAAAATGTTAGAAATGGGCGCAGATCGAGGGGCCCCAGCCCTAATGGACAGACGGAATCCTCGAGCGAAGAAGACGGAG TTCCAGCAGAGAAAATCCGTGTTGGGAGGGATTATCAAGTTATTGTTCCAGAATTTGTTCCAATCAGTG aacGACGATTAGATCAATGTCCTGATAGAGCATTGTTGGTATGGTCTCCTACTACTGATATACCTGATCAAAAAT tGGATGAATATATCATATTAGCAAAGGAAAAGTATGGCTATAATGGAGAACAAGCATTAGGAATGTTATTTTGGCACAAACATAATTTAGAGCGTGCTGTATTAGATTTAGCTAATTTTACACCATTTCCTGATGAATGGACAGTAGAGGACAAAGTTCTTTTTGAACAAGCATTTCAGTTTCATGGGAAAAGCTTCCATCGAATTCGTCAAATG TTACCAGATAAATCTATTGCCAgccttgttaaatattattatagctGGAAAAAGACACGGACTAGAACATCACTAATGGATAGACAAGCAAGGAAACTAACGAGTGGTGGGAAAGAAGGAGAAAATGGTAGTGAAAATGGGAGTGAATTAGGTTCGAATACAGACAGTGAATCAGAAGAAAAA AAATGGACGATCCACCGCGGAATACGTCGTGGAAAGAACCAAGCTGTGCCAGGAAGCCAAGGCACTGACGCCAAAGCCCCATCCGACTCGGAAAACGCCCCTCAGGTTCAG GGCTCGTGTAGCAACTGTGGCGTTGCTTGTCATAGTGTTCGTGCGACGCCGAAAGGACATGCGTGTCACAGCTGCTATCTGCACTGGAG GCGAACTGGTGTAGCAAGACCATTAAGTTCCATGCCAGGTcgaacaaataaaagaaaaccACCTCGCGGTCTCGTTGTTAATCACGATGATTTAGCAGCATTGGCTGGTCAACCCAATCAAGCAAACAACAGCTTACAAGCGATTGACACCGAAATTGTTAGCCTAAAACGCCAA ATACAATCAAACAAACAGCAAGTAAGCGCATTGAAACGTAAAACAACTGATGGTATTGATGATTTACGACCACCGGAAGTATCCAGCCGTATAAATGCTCGTTGGACAAATGACGAATTGCTCTTGGCCGTACAAGGTGTCCGAAAATATGGGAAAGATTTTTCTGCGATTGCTGATGTAATCGGAACCAAAACGGAAGCTCATTTGCGGTCATTCTTTGTAAATTATCGACGAAGGTATAATTTAGATGCTGTCTTGAAAGAATATGAAGCTGAAAACGGTCCGATATTAATTGacgatgaaaaagaagaaaag ATGGATGTGGATCAGCCTAATGAAACAGCTGAGTCATCTCAAAAGACGAAATCATCCGTAGGTCTTGGACAAACTGCTAAATAA
- the LOC126927726 gene encoding REST corepressor 3 isoform X3 — translation MVLAERNSENVRNGRRSRGPSPNGQTESSSEEDGVPAEKIRVGRDYQVIVPEFVPISERRLDQCPDRALLVWSPTTDIPDQKLDEYIILAKEKYGYNGEQALGMLFWHKHNLERAVLDLANFTPFPDEWTVEDKVLFEQAFQFHGKSFHRIRQMLPDKSIASLVKYYYSWKKTRTRTSLMDRQARKLTSGGKEGENGSENGSELGSNTDSESEEKGSCSNCGVACHSVRATPKGHACHSCYLHWRRTGVARPLSSMPGRTNKRKPPRGLVVNHDDLAALAGQPNQANNSLQAIDTEIVSLKRQIQSNKQQVSALKRKTTDGIDDLRPPEVSSRINARWTNDELLLAVQGVRKYGKDFSAIADVIGTKTEAHLRSFFVNYRRRYNLDAVLKEYEAENGPILIDDEKEEKMDVDQPNETAESSQKTKSSVGLGQTAK, via the exons ATGGTTCTAGCGGAGAGGAACTCAGAAAATGTTAGAAATGGGCGCAGATCGAGGGGCCCCAGCCCTAATGGACAGACGGAATCCTCGAGCGAAGAAGACGGAG TTCCAGCAGAGAAAATCCGTGTTGGGAGGGATTATCAAGTTATTGTTCCAGAATTTGTTCCAATCAGTG aacGACGATTAGATCAATGTCCTGATAGAGCATTGTTGGTATGGTCTCCTACTACTGATATACCTGATCAAAAAT tGGATGAATATATCATATTAGCAAAGGAAAAGTATGGCTATAATGGAGAACAAGCATTAGGAATGTTATTTTGGCACAAACATAATTTAGAGCGTGCTGTATTAGATTTAGCTAATTTTACACCATTTCCTGATGAATGGACAGTAGAGGACAAAGTTCTTTTTGAACAAGCATTTCAGTTTCATGGGAAAAGCTTCCATCGAATTCGTCAAATG TTACCAGATAAATCTATTGCCAgccttgttaaatattattatagctGGAAAAAGACACGGACTAGAACATCACTAATGGATAGACAAGCAAGGAAACTAACGAGTGGTGGGAAAGAAGGAGAAAATGGTAGTGAAAATGGGAGTGAATTAGGTTCGAATACAGACAGTGAATCAGAAGAAAAA GGCTCGTGTAGCAACTGTGGCGTTGCTTGTCATAGTGTTCGTGCGACGCCGAAAGGACATGCGTGTCACAGCTGCTATCTGCACTGGAG GCGAACTGGTGTAGCAAGACCATTAAGTTCCATGCCAGGTcgaacaaataaaagaaaaccACCTCGCGGTCTCGTTGTTAATCACGATGATTTAGCAGCATTGGCTGGTCAACCCAATCAAGCAAACAACAGCTTACAAGCGATTGACACCGAAATTGTTAGCCTAAAACGCCAA ATACAATCAAACAAACAGCAAGTAAGCGCATTGAAACGTAAAACAACTGATGGTATTGATGATTTACGACCACCGGAAGTATCCAGCCGTATAAATGCTCGTTGGACAAATGACGAATTGCTCTTGGCCGTACAAGGTGTCCGAAAATATGGGAAAGATTTTTCTGCGATTGCTGATGTAATCGGAACCAAAACGGAAGCTCATTTGCGGTCATTCTTTGTAAATTATCGACGAAGGTATAATTTAGATGCTGTCTTGAAAGAATATGAAGCTGAAAACGGTCCGATATTAATTGacgatgaaaaagaagaaaag ATGGATGTGGATCAGCCTAATGAAACAGCTGAGTCATCTCAAAAGACGAAATCATCCGTAGGTCTTGGACAAACTGCTAAATAA